AACTTGTTTTACCGCTTCCCACTTTCCCAATCAGATAAACAAACTCTCCCTTTTTAATTTCCAGGTTGATATCCGAGAGCACCAGGTTTTCATTCTGGAAAACCGAAGCTTTTTCAAACTGTATAATCGTATCAGCAGACATCGTATTTTTTTTACGAAAATATAAATAAAAACATAAAATATTTACATAGTATGAATTTAATTGTTTATCCTCATCAGGGCCTGAGTATTTTAATACAGGTCTTGCTCAATCCTTTATGTGAAATTTAAATTTTTACAGGAAATTATATATGATGAAATTTAAATTCAACCTGTCGAACTGTTATTTCTTTTCGCGAGGGATCAGAAAAATTACCCGAATATCAATATACAAGTGCCTTATAAGATAAGAAATCATCGATTTAATCAGAAATAACACAAAAATGTTCATTAGTTCTTTTTTAATTATGAACTAATCTTCCCTAAACCTGATATTGGTAGTAAACTTAGACCGCTTATAACTATAATCAAAGGCATCAAAAACAGCAGATTTCATTGATATTTTAGTCACATACAGTTTGTTATGGTTAAAATCATATACATCTTTTATCGTATAGTAAACATATAGAATTCCATCTTTTATAACACCGGTAGGTTTATAAATTCCAAAATGTTTACAATCCTGAACAATTAAGGGTTTAGGTAAGATCTGAAAATTTTTTCCGTCATTACTTTCTCCTAGACTGATATTCCCATTTGATTCCCGGGTTTGTAAAATCATATAATATTTGCCATAATACTTTAAAATATCAAAATGCCAGGGTTGGTAATAAGAATTATTGCAGTAAATGGGATAAATTCCCTGTACTTTAAAATCGGGATTTTCTAAACTATGTCCTGTCCAGATGGCCAGCCCAAGGGAAATTCTATTAGGCTGGAATTCAAAATTAGAGGCATAAACTTTGTAAACATCATTATCTTTAATCAAAATCGGGCACATGGCAGAATCATAATTAAGTGTCCTGGCCCCCATAAATAATTTTTTAGCTGAAGGATCCCAGGTGACCCCATCTGTAGAGGAGATACCAAAAACGGCCCGTCTGTAATTGTTTTTTCTGCAATCTTCCGTATCATTTTCCCTCCATAACAGCCATAATTTACCATTTTCATAGAAAAGGTTAGGATCTGAATTATAACCCCAGGTTGGAGCATCAATAACAGCATTATCCATAGCGGGTATCCAAATTTTTGGCGCCGATCCATCAATTGTTTCATCGGCATAATAAATAATAGGATTTTCAATAGGCCCCGAACAGTTATAATAAGGAGATTGAACCATCCACCATTTATGGCCCCCAAATCCCGTACTTATGTAAACTACACTGGGATGCAAAACGTCATTTTTATACCTTTGTGGAATGGGTGTATTAACAATACAACTATCGCCATAACTCATGACCTGTTGCTGATTATAAGGAGGAATAATCGTATCTTCCTGAATTACTGGCGTCACAGTCTCTTTCTCTTTCCGACATGAAAACAAAAAAAGAAGGAACAAAGAAATTGAAATGCCAAATAATACATTTCCAAGTCTTTTAGAAACTGACATACTAACTTACAATTATAACTATTTAAGTTTTTTTTATTTTAATTTAAATAATTTATACTAAAAATCTAAATAAATGAATGTCTACTTATCATTTTAGAAACACCCTTAATTTTAGTTTCATAAAACGAAATAGGTACATTAACGACTTTTAAAGTTAACAAATAATATTTAATTAACAAAAAGGAGTTGGACCGAATTTTAAAACTCATGGAAAAATTTGATAAAATTGGATTTTTATCAGGGCATTTATTTTTAAATCATTGTTGTCCGGCAAAAATTTTAATATAACCTAAGATCCTTCGCATCATATCATTACATTCAGGATCACAATTATTTATGGATATTGGGAGGGGGTGATTTGCGGCATTGCCGCAAACCACCCCCTCCCAAGGTAAACAATTAAGAACATGCTGTCATTCCGGGCTTAGCGAGAAATCTTTATATTTTCCCCGGAAACTAATAATTTTAAATCAAAATTTTTATTAATTCACTTCGAGTTCCTGCCATTCCGGTAACTTAGGAAAGTTGCCCTGAGGAAGTGTTTGATACCAAAAACATACTGATGAAATATCTGATTTTTGAGGAAGATATCTCCCTCCCTGGTGCCATCCCAAATCCTGGAGGGTAACTTTTAAATTTTTCCCAAATCTTATAGGATCTTTAATATGCCAACGGTATAATCCGAATCTCTGCTGTGACTTATATGTTCCGTCAGGATGAATAACCTGAACAAGTCCGGAATATGGCGTACAAAATTCGGTATACTTGCCATTTCTGTCAAAATTATAGGATCCACAGAAATAATCTTCAGTACCTGTACCGCATATAGTAGGAAATTTACTGTCTCCATCTATATAAAACTTGATTTCTCCTTCGCCCCACCATCCATTATTATTAACTCCCCAGGCCAGATATAAACCGACAAATTGTCCTTGTCCCTTTATCCCGTCGGCAATGGTATATACAGAGTTCTCAACAGGATTGGCCCGTCTGTATTGAGCATGGAAATAACCGGCATCTGTTGGGACTTCAGTTAGCGCATAGTCGATCTGATAATATAAAGTCATGGGATCTTTATCATTGATATTTTCCATGGTGATTTTGCACTTTTTATGGAAGGGCATTGTCCAGTAGCAGTTAAAAGCACTACCAGGATTTACGCAAACGGCCAATGAATTTAATGGGGCATATTCATTCCATCCCATGCAGAAAAAATCACCCACAGGACATTCAACAGAAGGCTCTTTTTCATCATCCCAATATATACGAATGATAGAAAATCTCCAGTTTCCCGTAGGTGTCATCCAGATATGTTGAATGGCGCCAGGGCCATCAATTTCTGCTAAAGTACAGGTTTCGCCAGGTTTAATTTTTATATAGGGATTTACCTTCCATCCTTGCCCTAAATCCCTTGCGGCAAACCAGGCATTCGCCTGGTTTGGTTTATCTTTATCTTCCAAACTGGCCATTCCTCCCTTCCCTTTTTCCCCAGTGAAATTTTCAGGGCTGATGGACCTGCTTTGTGCATTGGACAACCTGTACAAATTGCCCATATCCGTTTCCAAACCATTGAACTTTTCATCCTTTTGTCCCAAAAGATTTAAAGTAATGGTGCATAACACAAATAATACATAAATTCGTTTCATTTGTATAATTTTATATGAGTTTATTTTCCTTCAT
This Bacteroidota bacterium DNA region includes the following protein-coding sequences:
- a CDS encoding phosphonate ABC transporter ATP-binding protein; translation: MSADTIIQFEKASVFQNENLVLSDINLEIKKGEFVYLIGKVGSGKTS
- a CDS encoding DUF2961 domain-containing protein, producing the protein MKRIYVLFVLCTITLNLLGQKDEKFNGLETDMGNLYRLSNAQSRSISPENFTGEKGKGGMASLEDKDKPNQANAWFAARDLGQGWKVNPYIKIKPGETCTLAEIDGPGAIQHIWMTPTGNWRFSIIRIYWDDEKEPSVECPVGDFFCMGWNEYAPLNSLAVCVNPGSAFNCYWTMPFHKKCKITMENINDKDPMTLYYQIDYALTEVPTDAGYFHAQYRRANPVENSVYTIADGIKGQGQFVGLYLAWGVNNNGWWGEGEIKFYIDGDSKFPTICGTGTEDYFCGSYNFDRNGKYTEFCTPYSGLVQVIHPDGTYKSQQRFGLYRWHIKDPIRFGKNLKVTLQDLGWHQGGRYLPQKSDISSVCFWYQTLPQGNFPKLPEWQELEVN